The Ancylobacter sp. WKF20 genome contains a region encoding:
- a CDS encoding acetyl-CoA carboxylase biotin carboxylase subunit — translation MGISTIFIANRGEIAVRIIRAARELGLRTVQAVSVADGDMLAARLADAVGPVGPAHATKSYLNKEAVVRAALETGCDAVHPGYGFLSENADFAQMVEESGLVFIGPKPETIRQMGDKARARQEAQAAGVPTVPGTDGVVADLETAKSEAARIGYPVMIKAAAGGGGRGIRVARDEAELSVEFPQASGEARAAFGDGGLYLERFIGRARHIEVQVLGDGERAVHLFERECSLQRRRQKVWEEAPAACLTREQRAALCSSAVRLAERVGYRGAGTLEYLFDDTTGEFFFIEMNTRIQVEHPVTEMVTGVDLVRAMIRIARGEPLALSQEDIVLKGHAIEARICAEDPAADFRPSPGTVSALAVPGGFGVRFDTLLYAGYTVPPFYDSLLGKLIAHDENRTAAIVRLDRALGELTIEGLPTTAPLHRALAANQAVQAGTLHTRWLEEWLSSAPLAVPASPIIATPA, via the coding sequence ATGGGCATCTCGACGATCTTCATCGCCAACCGCGGCGAGATCGCGGTGCGCATCATCCGCGCGGCTCGTGAGTTGGGGCTGAGGACGGTGCAGGCGGTCAGCGTGGCCGATGGCGACATGCTCGCGGCCAGGCTCGCCGATGCCGTCGGCCCGGTTGGCCCGGCCCACGCCACAAAATCCTATCTCAACAAGGAGGCGGTGGTGCGGGCGGCCCTGGAGACTGGCTGCGACGCGGTGCATCCCGGCTATGGCTTCCTGTCCGAGAATGCCGACTTCGCGCAGATGGTCGAGGAATCTGGTCTCGTCTTCATCGGCCCGAAGCCGGAAACGATCCGTCAGATGGGCGACAAGGCCCGCGCCCGGCAGGAGGCGCAGGCCGCTGGTGTGCCGACCGTGCCTGGCACGGACGGTGTGGTCGCCGATCTCGAGACCGCGAAGTCGGAAGCCGCGCGCATCGGCTATCCGGTGATGATCAAGGCAGCCGCCGGCGGCGGCGGACGTGGCATCCGCGTTGCCCGCGACGAGGCGGAGTTGTCTGTGGAGTTCCCGCAGGCGAGCGGCGAGGCGCGTGCCGCCTTCGGCGATGGCGGACTGTATCTCGAACGTTTCATCGGCCGCGCTCGCCATATCGAGGTGCAGGTGCTCGGTGATGGGGAGCGCGCCGTTCATCTGTTTGAGCGCGAGTGCTCGCTGCAACGGCGCCGGCAGAAGGTATGGGAGGAGGCGCCCGCCGCCTGCCTGACGCGCGAGCAGCGGGCGGCGCTGTGCTCATCGGCGGTGCGCCTTGCCGAGCGTGTCGGCTACCGCGGCGCGGGGACGCTGGAATATCTGTTCGACGATACCACCGGCGAGTTCTTCTTCATCGAGATGAACACGCGCATCCAGGTGGAGCATCCCGTTACCGAGATGGTGACGGGGGTGGACCTCGTGCGGGCGATGATCCGCATCGCGAGGGGCGAACCGCTGGCGCTGAGCCAGGAGGACATCGTGCTCAAGGGCCATGCGATCGAGGCGCGCATCTGCGCCGAGGATCCGGCCGCCGATTTCCGTCCCTCGCCGGGCACCGTCAGCGCGCTTGCCGTGCCGGGTGGCTTTGGCGTGCGCTTCGATACCCTGCTCTATGCCGGCTACACCGTGCCGCCCTTTTATGACTCGTTACTCGGCAAGCTCATCGCCCATGACGAGAACCGCACCGCCGCGATTGTGCGGCTCGACCGGGCGCTCGGCGAGTTGACGATCGAAGGGCTCCCCACCACGGCGCCGCTACACCGCGCGCTTGCCGCCAATCAGGCGGTGCAGGCCGGCACCCTTCATACGCGCTGGCTGGAAGAATGGCTGTCGAGCGCGCCATTGGCCGTGCCTGCCTCACCCATCATTGCCACTCC